DNA sequence from the Brachybacterium sp. P6-10-X1 genome:
AGCGCCCTGGGCGCTGGGGCGGGATGAGCTCGCCCGCCTCACAGCAGGCGACGAGTCGCCGCGCGCGGCGTTCCCGCGTGGCGGGTTGCTTCGCCGACATGATCCAGTGACGCACGACCTTGCGGTAGCCGGCGCTCGCTGCGGCGAGGAACGCGACCGACCCGGGTGATGCGTCCACTATCGCCTGCAGCTCCGGCGTGAGGTCCACCTCGGGATTCTCATGCGAGTAGGTGCCCGATCGGTCGACGGAGCGGCGTTCGAACGCCGCGATGCCGGAGGGGTGCATGCGGCCCTCCGACATGAGTCGCTCGACGTGCTCGATGTTCACGTTCGACCACGTGCTCCGTGGTGCGCGCGGTGACCAGCGCTGGCGGCGTGAATCGTCGTCGATCCTCTGCGACACCGAGTCGATCCATCCGAAGCACAGCGCCTCGAGCACAGCATCGGCCCAGCTGAGCCCCCGATCTGCGACATGAGCCAGCCTCAGCTCCATCCACAGTTCGGCTTCGGTGTCGTGGTGGCGCTCGAGCCACGCGCGGAACTCTCCGGCATCTTGGAAGAAGAGCGCCGGGCGCTCGTTCGTGCCGCTGGGAGATCCGGGGGCGGAGACCATGCGCCCACCCTACGAGCCCGCACCGCCCGTCGCGCGAGAACTCCGAATGCCTCTCCGACCGCGGCCGCGACCAGCCCGACCGGGGCACGCGAGGCGTCATCCTTGCCGCCCTTCGAGCCCGGGACTCCGGTGCGACGTCGAGGGAGACAGACGTAACATCTGCATGTTACGGGCGTTACACTCATTCGATGGATGATCCATGGCTGCTGGTGAGCGTGTCCACTGCCGGCGCGCCGGACTCGCTGCGCGTGCACGCGTGGCGCAAGCTGCGATCGCTGGGCGCGCTCTACCTCCAGCAGGGCGCATGCCTGCTCCCTGCGCAGCAATCGGTCGCGCGCGAGACGCGGCGGCTGGCCGATCGGGTGCACCGGGACGGCGGCGCGATACGCGTGCTGCGGATGGAGTTCGTCGACAACGCGGAGGAGCGGTCGGTGATCGAGGAGTTCAACGCTGCTCGAGACGCGGAATATGCGGAAGTGCTCGAAAGGATCCCCGGTCTTCACGAGGAGCTCGCCACCGAGAGGGACCGGGGCAATATCACCTACGCCGAGGTCGAGGAATCGGAGGCGGATCTGGAACGATTCCGCTCCTGGCTCGGCAAGATCGACGCGCGCGACCACTTCGACGCACCGCTGGGCAGGGAGACGCGCGAAGCCGTCGACAAGGCGGCTGCTGATCTCGAGGCGTTCGAGGAGTCCGCGCTGCGCGCCGACGCATCGGCCGGCGCAGACGCAGCGCAGAGCCTCCGCAGCCTGTCAGGCCGTCGAGAGGCGGCCGAATCGTGACCGCACCCGACGAGGGCAAGAAGGCCGCGGACCCGGCCATCACCTTCGACGCGCGCCGGGTGCGCCGAGCGGTGCTCACGGTCGCTGCGCTGAACTTCGGCTACTTCTTCGTCGAGTTCTTCGTCGCCCTCGGGGCAGGCTCCGTGTCGCTGCTGGCCGACAGCGTCGATTTCCTCGAGGACACCTCGATCAACCTCTTGATCTTCGTCGCCCTCGGCTGGGCGCTGGCGACGCGGGCCGTCATGGGCAAAGTCATGGCCCTGGTGATCCTCGCCCCCGCCGCATTCGCGGCCTGGGAGGCGGTGCAGCGTTTCGCCGCGCCGGAAGCACCTGCGGTGCTGCCCATCGTCCTCGCCTCCCTCGGGGCGATCGTCGTCAACGGGACGAGTGCCGTGATGATCGCCCGGGTACGGAAGCACGGCGGCTCGCTCGGGCGGGCAGCGTTCCTCTCGGCGCGCAACGACGTGCTCGTGAACATCGCGATCATCGTCATGGCACTGATCACCGCATGGACGGCGTCAGGCTGGCCCGACCTGATCCTCGGCTGCGTGATCATCCTGCTGGCCCTGCACGCCGTGCACGAGGTGTGGGAAGTCAGCGAGGAGGAACGTCTCGCGGCCAAAGCCCTCGCCGGTGAGGCGATGGACTGAACCGGCCCGATGCCCGATGCCGAAGCGGTGAGCGCCCAGGGCGTGGCCGGCGCGGCGGGTCAGCTCGGTGTCGGTCGGAGGTTCTGATTCCGACTGATCGAGGTCAGCTCGATCGGGTGCGCGGCGGCGAGCTGGAAGAACGCCTCGTCATCGACGACTTCGACACGGAGCTGGTGCCACGCCGGCCCGAGGGCATCCAGGAGGCATCGGCTGCGCCGGTCATCCATGATCAGCACGCCCGCAGCAGGGGCGGAGCCACTGGTCGGGTGACGATCGAGTGCTTCCTGTCCTGCATGGAGTCCTTCGTGGCCACGATGCATCGACGCTGCCGGTCCCGCCTCGGGATGCGCGGAGCCGAGGTGCTCAAGGACCCGGTGACGGCGACCCTCCGTGGCCACGACCTGGACCGCCGTCGCACCGGAGGCCGTCGTCACCGTCCTCACGCACGAGGCCGTCACCCGATCCCGTCGATACTCCCACCGGCCCTACGTGGACACCAGCGCTTCGAGGCCTGCGACGAGAACTGCCTCGGGGCCCTCCTGTCGCGCCGCGTGCAGTGCGGAGTACTGCGGCGCCAGCCGCGCATCCACCGGGGCCTCGCGCTCGTGACCGGCGATCGGCGCGGTCGTCGCACTCCCGATGACGAAGTTCGACAACGCGTACGCGTCCCCGAGGGGGTCTGGTGAACCGAGTTCGATGAGCAGGACACACATGCGTTCGGACAGCTGCAGGTAATTCGGCCCTCTCGGTGCGCGCATGGCGATGACCTGGCACGCCCAGGGATGTCGGACCAGATGCCGGAAGTACTCGAGCATCAAGGCGTGCAGCGTCGCCTCGCCTCGTGCCGCCTGCAGCTCGGCGTCCTGCCCGAGCGCGTGGTCCAGCGCGAGGTCCACGAGATCCTCGCTCGACGAGAGCCGCGAGTACAGGCTGGCGGGCGCCACCTCGAGGCGCTGCGCAACGGCCCTGACCGTGAGAGCGCGCAGACCTCCTTCATCAAGAAGCTGAGCTGCGGCGTGCGCAGCCTGCGCCACGTCGACTGCTCGCGCACGCCTGACAGGTCTCTGATGGTCCCAATAGCTCATGACGCACACCTTATGCGAACACTGTTAGCTTAGTCGGCATGCTGAATACTTCCTTGCTCCCGATCCGCAACGACCAGGTCGTGCTCAGAGCCATGCACCCCCAGGATGCCAGCGCCTACGCCGCCGGCACCGATGACGCCGCCGTCCGCGAGCACGGGCACCTGCCCGAGCCGGAGTACACCGAGGACACCGTGCTGGCCCTCATCCGAGGCCCGATCCGCGACGGCCTGGGTCGAGGCGACCTTGCGGTACTGACGATTGCCGACCCGTCGACGGATGACTTCGTCGGCAGCCTGGTGCTCTTCGGAGCCACCGACACGTCCATCGAGGTGGGGTTCTGGATACATCCCGACCACCGCGGCGAACACCTCTCCACGGCCGCCCTCGCGCTCGCCACCGAGATCGTTCGACGGAGCGGATTCACCAGCGTGACAGCTCGGACCGCCCTGGAGAACGTCGCATCCCAACGGGCGCTCGAACGCTCGGGCTACGAGCGCGGAACATCGCAGCGGGATACCGCGCCCTCCGGCGAAAGCACGATCCTGATGCACTACCGGCGTCCGATCGATCCGCCCAGCCTGTTCCCGCTCACGACCGATCGCCTCCGGCTGCGCCTGCATGAACACCAGGATGCGCAGCCACTCCAGCGCATCTACGGTCGAGAGGACGTCGCCCAGTACTTGCTCGACGAGCCGTGGTCGGAGCCGGACGCTGTTCGCCATGTCAGCGAACGCATCGCGCAGGCCGGCCTCGATGACGGTGGCACGAAGCTGGCCCTGGTCATCGAGCGCGAGGGACTGATGCGCAGGTAGGTGTCACGTGATCTGTGGCGCTGAGGAGCGTTGCAGGGAAGGATGTGCACCATGCCTGCTCCCTACCCCCAGGAGTTCCGGGACGACGTCGTCCGCGTCGCGAGGAACCGTGAACCTGGCCAGAAGCTCGCCGTGATCGCGAAGGACTTCGGGATCTCCGAGTCGTGCCTGACGAACTGGATGCGTCAGGCTGATGTCGAAGACGGTGCCCGGCCCGGGAAAACTCGGGAGGAATCGACCGAGCTGCGCGATCTGCGTCGCCGGAACCGGCTGCTCGAGCAGGAGAACGAGGTCCTGCGCCGCGCGGCCGCCTACCTGTCCCAGGCGAACCTGCCGGGAAAAGGTTCTACCCGCTCGTGAGCGAGCTCGCCGCAGACGGCATTCCCGTCGCGGTGTCCCTGCGGGTCCTGAAGCTCTCCCGCCAGCCCTACTACCGCTGGTTGCACCAGCAGGTCACTGCAGCTGAGCTGACCGAGGCCTATCGAGCCAATGCCGTGCTGGATGCCCATCGCGACGTCCGGAGTTCGGCTACCGCTTCTTGGCCGGCGAAGCCGCAGCAGCAGGCGTAGAGATGTGTGAGCGCACGGCGTGGAGGATCTGCCGGGACAACCAATGGTGGTCCGTATTCGGGAAGAAGCGCGGCAAGAATGGAAAGCGGCCCGGTCCACCGGTCCACGATGACCTCGTGAAGCGCGAATTCACCGCCGACGACGCCAACGAACTCTGGCTCACCGACATCACCGAGCACTGGACCGACGAGGGGAAGCTCTATCTCTGCGCTATCAAGGACGTCTTCTCCGGCCGGATCGTGGGCTACTCCATGGACTCCCGAATGAAGGCTCGCCTCGCAGTGAACGCCCTGGGCAACGCGGTATCGCGGCGCCGAGATGCGGCTGGCTGCATCGTGCATTCCGACAGAGGTTCGCAGTTCAGAGCAAAGAAATTCGTCCATGCTCTGAACCGCCACCACCTCATCGGCTCGATGGGCCAGGTCGGTGCCGCCGGTGACAACGCCGCCATGGAGTCCTTCTTCGTCCTGCTCCAGAAGAACGTCCTGGACCGCAAGCG
Encoded proteins:
- a CDS encoding Chromate resistance protein ChrB produces the protein MDDPWLLVSVSTAGAPDSLRVHAWRKLRSLGALYLQQGACLLPAQQSVARETRRLADRVHRDGGAIRVLRMEFVDNAEERSVIEEFNAARDAEYAEVLERIPGLHEELATERDRGNITYAEVEESEADLERFRSWLGKIDARDHFDAPLGRETREAVDKAAADLEAFEESALRADASAGADAAQSLRSLSGRREAAES
- a CDS encoding cation transporter, whose amino-acid sequence is MTAPDEGKKAADPAITFDARRVRRAVLTVAALNFGYFFVEFFVALGAGSVSLLADSVDFLEDTSINLLIFVALGWALATRAVMGKVMALVILAPAAFAAWEAVQRFAAPEAPAVLPIVLASLGAIVVNGTSAVMIARVRKHGGSLGRAAFLSARNDVLVNIAIIVMALITAWTASGWPDLILGCVIILLALHAVHEVWEVSEEERLAAKALAGEAMD
- a CDS encoding TetR/AcrR family transcriptional regulator — encoded protein: MSYWDHQRPVRRARAVDVAQAAHAAAQLLDEGGLRALTVRAVAQRLEVAPASLYSRLSSSEDLVDLALDHALGQDAELQAARGEATLHALMLEYFRHLVRHPWACQVIAMRAPRGPNYLQLSERMCVLLIELGSPDPLGDAYALSNFVIGSATTAPIAGHEREAPVDARLAPQYSALHAARQEGPEAVLVAGLEALVST
- a CDS encoding YdeI family protein yields the protein MVSAPGSPSGTNERPALFFQDAGEFRAWLERHHDTEAELWMELRLAHVADRGLSWADAVLEALCFGWIDSVSQRIDDDSRRQRWSPRAPRSTWSNVNIEHVERLMSEGRMHPSGIAAFERRSVDRSGTYSHENPEVDLTPELQAIVDASPGSVAFLAAASAGYRKVVRHWIMSAKQPATRERRARRLVACCEAGELIPPQRPGRSPAWLVRAAAAATRV
- a CDS encoding GNAT family N-acetyltransferase, translated to MLPIRNDQVVLRAMHPQDASAYAAGTDDAAVREHGHLPEPEYTEDTVLALIRGPIRDGLGRGDLAVLTIADPSTDDFVGSLVLFGATDTSIEVGFWIHPDHRGEHLSTAALALATEIVRRSGFTSVTARTALENVASQRALERSGYERGTSQRDTAPSGESTILMHYRRPIDPPSLFPLTTDRLRLRLHEHQDAQPLQRIYGREDVAQYLLDEPWSEPDAVRHVSERIAQAGLDDGGTKLALVIEREGLMRR